The stretch of DNA TGTTGGGCCCGACCCCTGCTCGGCGGCACATGGTCAAGTGCCAGGGGCTCTGCCCCAGCCTGCGCGATCCCCCTCACCACAATAACAACGAGGGTCCCTCTgagtgccctgcccagcccaagtGCACCTACGAGAACCTCAGCAGCTGTGGTGGGGTGCTGAGGCGAGGGGCTGGCTGGAGACTGAGCCcggaggagccaggctggaacgGCCTGGCCCAACGCCGGGCCGCCCTGCTACACTACGAGAACCTGCCACCGCTGCCCCCAGTGTGGGAAAGCCAAACGCAGCAGCTCGGGGGTGAGGCTGGGGACGATGGGGACTCGAGGGATGGGCTCACGCCGTCCTCTAACGGCTTCCCCGACGGTGAGGAGGACGAGACCCCCCTGCAGAAGCCCACCAGCACCCGGGCTGCCACCCGCAGCCATGGCAGCTTCCCCGTGCCGCTAACACGCCGCCGTGGCTCCCCAAGGGTCTTCAACTTTGATTTCCGCCGGCCCCCGGGCCCCGAGCCCCCACGGCAGCTCAACTATATCCAGGTGGAGCtcaagggctggggtggggaccgCCCCAAGGGCCCCCAGAGCGCCTCGGTTCCCCAGTCCCCCCTGCCTACTGCACACCCTGCCCGCAGCTCAGACTCCTACGCCGTGATTGACCTCAAAAAGACCGCGGCCATGTCCAACCTGCAGAGGGCCCTGCCCCGGGACGACGGCACAGCCAGGAAAACCCGGCACAACAGCACCGACCTGCCTCTGTAGGGACACCCCCGTCCTCATCGCCCTGTGCCCCACCGCGGCCCAGCCCCCGCCTCACACTCCTGCCCTGGGGTTCAGCGCCGCTTTGCCAAGGTCTCGAGGGGGGACCAGACGCTTTTCTGTGCTGCCTGGAGTCCCCAAAAATGTCAGCCACCATGGCTCCTGGTCTCCCGTGCTGGAGAGAGGAGGGGTTGACCGGGCGAGGAGGACACCTCGCTGCAAACTGTGAAGGCTCTTCCCGCCCCCACCAATCgcattccccacccccagccctcccgGTGTCCATCTGTCTCATCCCTCAGCTGTCTGTGTGAGTTCTTTCGGTTGGAACTTTGAGACATTTTGTacctgttgattttatttatcagtttatttttctatttattgttttaaatgtaatttaacatatttattattaatataattatttttaaattctgaccCAGTGTATAATCTCTTCTTCTGGGCTTTTTGGCCTGGTCACAGGATCAGGCTATGGGCAGGCCAGACGGGCTgggcaggcctgcttccagcaAACCCGTGATAGAGGCAGTTGTGGCTTTTGTGACAAGTCTATGGCCACTTCTTTCCTCTCCCAAGAAGCCCAATGGACTTTCGGGGGGCACCTGGACCCTGCCATCAGGGCAGAATGCTCCCAGCCTCTGCTTGGGCACCTTGGACACCCGCCCCAGGGCCTGTGCTGCGGGAGTGCCCTGCTTCTTGCTCAAGgcttccccttccttcccagcctccctccctccaacaGCCACATGTCTGACTCAGAGCCCTGTGCAGTTAAATGTAAACCCAGTTTCTGTGATAAGCCACTTGGGGGCCAGGAGAAGAGAGAGCCAGGTTTATCTAGGATTTAGGGGACAGCCCGGTGCCTAGTGGCTGTCACTGCCTTCAGCAGCAAGCAGGCCCGTCCTCATTAAGACCACAGACAGACTCCCCTCTTGTCCTTCCTGCTGTCTAGGGTACCACTGTGCCAACCCTCGCTGCCCAGAGCCCTCCACCTCAGTGAGGTTCTGACTGATCGGTCCCTGGTACTCCCAACTTTGAATGTCACTTGCTATCACTGAAGTGGGCCACCAACACCAGACCAACAGCCTGGGAGAGAAGCTCTTCCAGTGGGGCCTAGCAGGGTCCAGGGGGCACACAGTCATAGCCCCAGAGTTGGCGCTAGATCTTTCTCCCCTTTGTGTCCTTTCAATCTCTGGACCCACAACGGGCAGGCACATACTCCTTCCTGCATTGCAGTGGggaacctcctccctgcagcTTCCCCGGGTGGCTCAGCCACTGTTCTGCCATCCTGGCACACACCAACCAGAGAGCTAGGGCCAGGGAAGCTAGGACTATGCCTAGGAGCCCTGGCCACTCTTGCCAGCCCTGTAGGTCCCTCTTTTAGACTAATAGCACTGTCATGGGTGAGTCAGGGGCTGCCTTCAGAGGCAGGTCCTGGCCTGGACTCGGCCACCATTTCTGCCACCTTGAGCATTGGACTACACCAAATGAGTCGGCTTTTGCACCCAGAAAGCAGGGAGTGAACATGACATCACTTTGGAGGGAGGTGGACTTGGGCAACACCTGTTACCGACCTCACTGTTCTTTAGGGGAAAGTGGCTGCAGTCACAGCTCTTCAGTCCCTCAGGCTTGGGGCTCCCCAAGCCTTGCCACCCCTTTGCTGAACAGCTCATTCTGGTTCTTCAGGCTATCAGTCTTAATTGCTTTCTGGGGTATATTTGTGGAGTTTGAGAGTCCTAGGAATCTGCTCCCAGCTGGGCTCACGGAAGGTGACACCCAATCTTGCCAGTTCCCTCCCCTGGTTACTGCCTCTGACCCAACAAGGTCCCCTGCAGGAATTTTCCCCTGGTGGGGAGTTCCTggcaggaaggggcaggtgggagCCGTGCCCAGGAGGGAGGCTGTTGACGCTGTGTCTGCGCCCTCCCTGCCAACACCAGGGTGTGGTGCACAGATGGACTGGGGCTGTACAAAGATCATCCCTCCCCCACCATCTCCTGTCCCCGCTTCCCCCAATGAGGGGACTGTTTGCTGAGTGTTTAGTTCTCTGTAGAAACAGGCCCTCCCCAGCCTGGGGGACCTGGCATCCTGTCTGGGAGTGACATTTCAGGTCGATCCAGGAGGCCCTGCCCCTAGCCCACCAGGGTAATCACAGCACTTTACAGTGGGATAAACACAGGCCACTTTCCACAGGGCCTCCTAGATGGTTTATCTCTGCCGGCCTCCTGCTGCTGGGATTGTTATCTGTACCATACAGAGGAGGAAACCGCCTAAAGGTGCAGTGAACTGGCCTGCAGGGCTCAGAGCtaaccagcagccagggctggggctggatgcCAGGCGTGTGTCGACCCACCTCTGCCGCCAGcctgacccagggcagctgggctcCCTCCCCAGAGTGGGTGGGGGCTACGCTATGCAGATTATGCTCCCACCCACAGCCCAGTATTCCCGACTCAGGAACCCCCTCGGAATTCCAAGACAGGGTGATCCCGTTCTGCCATTTGCATCCACAGAAAagcttgtggcaggtggcagggcagaCAGTGTCTCAGTCTTGTGGGAGATTCTctgacagggccaggctgggaccTTCCCCAGGCTGCTCCAGTAGGCTGTCCCACCACCACCTGAACGGGGCTGAGAATGATAGGCCTgttgaagagggagggagaacaaCGTGGTGGGACTCCAGGGTAGAAGCACAGCTGAACTAGCAGCCAGCCAGGGAGCCCTTCAACAGGACTGCTGGAGATTCGTGTCCACATTGCCAGGGACGGCAATATAAGCCCTCCCCCTCCActcaggtttattttgttttgtttaaagatttgttttatttgtaaatagagaaagggagagacaaagagatcttttatttgctagttcactccccaaaacaacCATGGACAAGGTTGGTCCAAGCCAaaagtgagagccaggagcttcatccaggtctcacgtgggtggcagggacctgggtgcttgagctgtcatctactgcctctcagggtgcatattagagggaagctgggaacctggcatggtggctatgtggctaaaattcttgccttgcaaaccctgggatcctatatggatgccggtttgtgtgctagctgctccacttcccatccagctctctgcttgtggcctgtaaaagTAGTCGAGCACAGTCCAAGCACTGGGTCtgtgcacctgagtgggagatccagaagacctggctcctggctttggatcagttcagtcctggtcattgcacCTGCTTGGAAAGCAAATTTGCGgtcagatctttctctgtctcttctctgtacataAGCCTATCCAATAaagataagcaaatctttaaaaaagaaaaagaaaagaagaaggaagcagAATAGGAAGCAGGGTAGCCTGGTGACCTTAGCAGCCACTTTAACGTTGTTGCCAGACACCCACCCTCAGCTGTTCTTGGCGGCCCCAGTGGTGCTGGCCATTTGCCCTAGTGAGCTGCTGTGTCCCTGGAATTCGATGGTTGGAGGATTTCATCAATGTGATGATACTTGGGGAAGGAGGGAAATGCAGGGCACAGTCACAGAGGTATACATGGGCCTTGGTTTCCCATGCAAATGTTGCAAGTAGTGGGTCCGAGATAGAAAATCTGGGTTGTGTAGACTGAGTCCCCCCAAAACTCTGATTCCTGAATCTTAAATCCGagtcagagaaaagaaagaagacaggatTGGGGCCCCACAGTTCAGCTGTTTGACTTCTGGCAGATGGCCTGTCCTCTCTGAGTCCCTTCTTTCACCTTATCACGTTGCTGTTGGTTAAGGAAGAAAGTCACATACAGACTTCGGAAGGTTTTGGCGTAGTCCAGGCTTTGCTTCACTATGTTTGTCACAGCAAGAGCTAGGAGGTGGACAGGGGGAGGTGAAGGAGGAGAAGGTTGGCCTGGCAGGTGCCGCTGGGGGGAGAGCAGCGGatgcggggggagggggaggggatgaGCTGGCTGCGGAGGCGGCGAGGTGCAAGCAGCGACACCTCCTAGGTGAATGAGTGGTGGCATTGAGGGATGCCAACCAGAGGGGTGTTGGGCAGGCTATGGCTGCTCGGGTGGCACCCATTTTTCCATTTACTCAAAAAGACTGGGGAAATGTGGAATTTAAAGTTAAGTTTGGGGCCTGACGCAATAACGtaacaactaaagtcctcgccttgagtgcactgggatcccatatgggcgccggttctaatcctagcagtcccacttcccatccagctccctccttgtggcctgggaaagcagttgaggacagcccaaagccttgggaccctgcacccatgtgggagacccggaagaaaatcctggctcctggcttcagattggctcagctccagccattgctgccacttggggagtaaaccatcagacagaagatcttccactctgtctcccttcctcactgtatatctgcctttccaataaaaataaataaatattttttaaaaaagttaagttTGGGGTTAGTGATAGGGCATTGCAGGGTAAATTACTACCTATAGTactgagtgctagtttgagtcgcagctgctctacttccaatccagctgcctgctaaacacctgggaaagcagaagaggatggctcaagtactgaggCTCCAGTccgctgcactcacatgggagacccagaagcagctccgggctcctggctttggcttggcccagctctggccactgtaaacatttggagagtgaaccagaggatgggagattctctctctttcttgctcttttgctctgcctttcaaataaatcttttttcctttttaaagatatatttattttgattggaaaggcagatatacagagagaggaagatctttcgtctcatggttcactccccaagtggccgcaacagctggaactgagccagtacgaagtcaggagcctcttctaggtctcccatgtgggtgcagggtcccaaggctttgggccatcctcaactgctttcccaggccacaagcagagagctggatgggaagtagggcagccaggattacaactggcaccaatatgggatcctggcgcattcaaggtgaggactttaaacactatgcTATCGCctcgggccctcaaataaatcttatgttttgcaataaatatatgcataaatgGTGTGGGGGCTTAGGAGGCTCCTGAAGAGTTCTGACTGAGGTTTGAACAATGAGGCTTTGGCTGCTGTGTTGACCCCAGTAGGCTGGGACAGAGGTGAAGGGGGAAGAAACAGGGAGCCCTGTTAGGAGATGTTATGGACTGAATGTTGTGTCCCCAAATCCTAAGGCCCCTTTGATGGTGCAGGGGCAGGTAAGGCCTCAAGGTGGTGATGGAGTCAGGGAGACTGCAGGGAACACGGTCTTTGCTCCCCACCACGTGGGCACAAAAAGAGAAGCAGCTGTTTGCCACCCAGGAAGAGGCCCAGCCCCGACACCAGGTCAGCAGCACCATTGCCTTGAACTTTAGCCTCCAGTCCTATGAGAAACTGAACGCTCAGTGTGCAAATCCTTGGTCATTTGCTGGAGCAGCCAAACTGACCAGAACAGGAATGAGAGAGACTGCTATGTTCAGAGCTGGGAGACAATAATGGGAAAGGAGGAGGGCAGATTTGGGGTATACCCAGAACAGGCGAGGGGTGCGGGACAAGGGAGAGGAGGTTAGTAAGTCTGACAGTCAGATCATGGACAGCTTCTCCTGAAATGGGAAAGGAATGTGAGAGGAGATGAGTAGACAGCTGGGGGCTTCAGAGCTGGGTCCCTTGACCCTGTGAGCTGTCCTTGGAGCCAGAGGCCACAGAGCCTGATCCTGCACGCGCCACAGCCTCAGAGCCAAGGGCTTCACCGTTCCCGCCGTCCCCAGAACCTGggctccctcctcctccaggcctcaCCTTCCCACCTTGCATCATGGGCACATGGACACTCATGGCCATGTCCATGCCATCAAGGGGCTGCCTGTCCGCACCAATCTCTCCTAGCCACCAGGCTCTACCTGGTATCTGAACACAGCTGCACACTGCTACGCCACAGGCCCAGCTTTACCAGAACCCAACCTAGAGCAGGTGGGAAGCTGGGATCTGGGTCTAGAACCATCACTACGTGCAGCTTGGTTAGCCCTAGGGGGCGGGGAGCATGGGCAAGGAGAGGGCAGCCAGAGCCTGTCGGGCCCACTATCAGTGTTTGGTTTGGGACTTTCGGATTAGGCTCAGTTCCTGCTCCTTATCCAGTGGAGATTACAGTCCCCCTGCCCCACCAGCCTTTGAAATGCCGCGCTTGGCCACAGAGGACTCGCCTTTTGCCACCCAATCCCCAAACCCCAGttgtccccctcccccagtgtGGAACCAAGGCCAACTCAGTCCAAATAGTCCTCTTCCTTGCTTGCCTCCTGCTTTCCCCCTCAGGCCccctgcagggtcccaggaggACACAGGGCAAGAGAGCACTGGGTGGGAGGCCTGCTTTAGTTGGCCTCAGGGCTTACAGGGAAGGCTgttcaaagagagagggagggggcagccCTTCGGccttgctgcttcccaagcccaTGCCCCCATTGGACTCCCACCTCTGACCCTATACTGACTCCAGCTAAGGTGGACCCTGGGGAGCAACAGGTGACGCATTTCAAGTCACTGGGTTCTTGCCAGCCTTGTCACTCCCAGCTTCCATCTAGCCCGGACCAGGCTGCTGCGAGCATTTGAGGAATGCACCAGCAGgcgaaagagctctctctgttttctctgattctcaaataaagtaaatagattaaaaataataataatagggcccggcggcatggcctagcggctaaagtcctcgccttcaacgccccgggatcccatatgggcgccggttctaatcccagcagctccacttcccatccagctccctgcttgtggcctgggaaagcagttgaggacggcccaatgcattgggacactgcacccgcgtgggagacctggaggaggttccaggttcccagctttggatcggcgcgcatcggcccgttgcggctcacttggggaatgaatcatcggacggaagatcttcctctctgtctctcctcttctgtgtatatctggctgtaataaaatgaataaatctttaaaaaaaaataaaaaaataataagagggAGATCCTGTATGTTCCCAGCTCCCACTGCCAAGTAGGCCAGGCTCTCTAGGGAGTGAGAAAAAGGAGGCTATGGAATCCACAGGGGACTGTGGATGCATTGGCCCAATGTCATCCTGTGCTCAGGTCAGATCCCATGTCCTCACTTGCACCTTGGAAAGCGACTCATGGacttgtggccattcagggaatgaaccagcacatgaaaaatctctctctctctctctctctctctctctctgtatttcgaaaactggggcccagcatgatggctcaattagctaatcatccccttgcaagtgccaggatcccatatagacaccagttcatatcccagctgttccgctttccttccagctccctgcttgtgagctgggaaagcagtagatcatgaccttgggatgctgcactcatgtgggagacctggaagactcctggagactcctggcttcaaatcagctctagtcattggggccatttgaggggtgaactaatagatggaagatctttctctctgtctttctgtttctctgaaaatctgcctttccagtaaaagtaaataaatctttaaaagtcatTAAAGCCCTGTGCTTATGGAGTCAGCGTGTAGTCATGAAATGTGTGACAAGTGGGGCTCAGAGGAAGCTGTATCTGATGTCACACTCAGCCCCTGGGGACCCTACCTCCCTTGGGGCCTTCTGCCAGCCCTACAAGCTGTGGCTTCACACTAGGGTCCTGAGCCCATGTATCTCACCACTTGCTGGTCTCTGACACTTTGTCCTCCCACTCCCCACAGCCTTACCCTGGAGTTTCTGGGCTGCTCCCCAGTCCTCTGCCAGCCCTCCTGATCCACAACCACCAGTGTCCCTAAGCTGAGTCTGTCCCCAGCTGCCCTGATCTTCCTGACTCTTCCTCATAGGAGTCGATAGACTCAGACTTGCTACTcactggttcaaggcccagcttgggttgcaatctctctctctctctctctgttgagcTCAGAGCAGCCTTGGGGACGAGACAGAAGCCACACGTGGGCACATGGTGGTCACTGATCCGCATTGGCCTCTGTTGCTGTGTCAGCCTGCTCTTGTGTGAGAAAAGAGGTTGAGGCAGTATCCCAGGCTAATCCCTAAGAGCCACCCCACATCCAGAGTCCCTTCCTTCCGCCCTGGCATCCAGGCCTCCCCAGGAGTGGTTAACCTTTTcctttctgtccccagccctaaCCCTGTCTCCCGGTTGTGTTCCTCCCAGATCTGAACAAGAGGGACATAAAAGACACCAGGCCACATGGCCATTTCTTAGCTGTAGGCCTCACACTGACCTTGGCTGTGAAAAGCCCTAATTTACCCCCACAGGCTGCATGTAGGAGGAATCAGGCTCTGAGTGAGGTGAACTGAACCCTTCCCCACTACGATGCCAGGTCACATGGAGTGGCCCTCAGGGTTCCTGAGAAATAACAGCCTGACCTGACCAGCACCTatctctgcccctctgcccctccATCAGCTCCAGGCCAGCTGTGTAGACCCCAGAGGTCAGACTCAGCCACCTGTCACGGTCCAGCTGCCCTTGGGACTGCTAAATTGTTACTGGAATTCAGTACTGAGGGAACACAGTGCCATCCTCAGTGAGCTCCGGGGAGAGACACAGCCCTGTCCTTAGGGAGCCCTGGTCTGAGGGGGCAGACACAGCCCTGTCCTCATGGGGTCTAGCTTTGGAGAGGCGACCTTTAAGATACCAGGTAGCAGCTGGTCATCTATAAGGGTCAGTACCTGAGTCTGTGGGTACCACTGCCAGAGTGTGAGACCAAAAGGTCATAGATCACTATGAGTCTGGATCTCCTTCCCCTTCACAGTGAAAGTTTCTCCTCCCCAGCATATGTTAATATGGCAGGACTGGGATGGGGACCCTGTCTGAACTTCACAAACCTCTTTGTCACAGGCTCAGCCAACCTGGGACTGCTGCCTCCTGTGAAAGCAGCTGTGGCTCATGTGAGGGGGTCAGCCTCACTGCAGCCCCACAGACTGGGTACTGATCCTTGTGgattatgtttattggaaaggcagataagatttacagagagaagaagaggcaaagagaaaggtcctacgtctgctggttcacttcccaaatggctattatggctggagctgggctgatccaaagctgtggGCCAAGAACTTCGTCTAGGTCTCTCTGTATGAgtgcagggggccaagcatgtgggccatcctctactgctttccaa from Ochotona princeps isolate mOchPri1 chromosome 1, mOchPri1.hap1, whole genome shotgun sequence encodes:
- the FRS3 gene encoding fibroblast growth factor receptor substrate 3 isoform X2 translates to MGSCCSCLNRDSVPDNHPTKFKVTNVDDEGVELGSGVMELTQSELVLHLRRREAVRWPYLCLRRYGYDSNLFSFESGRRCQTGQGIFAFKCSRAEEIFNLLQDLMQCNSINVMEEPVISTRNSHPTELDLLRGPQPPTLGYSVSSFSNGFPGCPGEGPRFPATPQPSTSSLRHPSLGEESHALIAPDEQSHTYINTPAGEEDHRRNRHCLQPLPEGRVPFPAQAQGSEQRDPQVFLQPGQVKFVLGPTPARRHMVKCQGLCPSLRDPPHHNNNEGPSECPAQPKCTYENLSSCGGVLRRGAGWRLSPEEPGWNGLAQRRAALLHYENLPPLPPVWESQTQQLGGEAGDDGDSRDGLTPSSNGFPDGEEDETPLQKPTSTRAATRSHGSFPVPLTRRRGSPRVFNFDFRRPPGPEPPRQLNYIQVELKGWGGDRPKGPQSASVPQSPLPTAHPARSSDSYAVIDLKKTAAMSNLQRALPRDDGTARKTRHNSTDLPL
- the FRS3 gene encoding fibroblast growth factor receptor substrate 3 isoform X1 — its product is MGSCCSCLNRDSVPDNHPTKFKVTNVDDEGVELGSGVMELTQSELVLHLRRREAVRWPYLCLRRYGYDSNLFSFESGRRCQTGQGIFAFKCSRAEEIFNLLQDLMQCNSINVMEEPVISTRNSHPTELDLLRGPQPPSALGYSVSSFSNGFPGCPGEGPRFPATPQPSTSSLRHPSLGEESHALIAPDEQSHTYINTPAGEEDHRRNRHCLQPLPEGRVPFPAQAQGSEQRDPQVFLQPGQVKFVLGPTPARRHMVKCQGLCPSLRDPPHHNNNEGPSECPAQPKCTYENLSSCGGVLRRGAGWRLSPEEPGWNGLAQRRAALLHYENLPPLPPVWESQTQQLGGEAGDDGDSRDGLTPSSNGFPDGEEDETPLQKPTSTRAATRSHGSFPVPLTRRRGSPRVFNFDFRRPPGPEPPRQLNYIQVELKGWGGDRPKGPQSASVPQSPLPTAHPARSSDSYAVIDLKKTAAMSNLQRALPRDDGTARKTRHNSTDLPL